The DNA segment atgacATACTGCTTTAAAATGTCCTTTAATTCATTTGTGAGTTTACATTGACTTTCTTGTGGAGTCCATGGCCCTAACTTAAAATCCTTAAAGTGTAGCAGTTTAAGAAAACAGTTTAATTTAAagtgtaataattttaaaaattatttgtcttttggctgtgccatgcaacatgtgggatcttagtttcctgactagggactgaacctgtatcttaTGTActagaagcttggagtcttaaccactgggccaccagagaagtccctgaaagAGTATAATTATATTATTCACATTATGATATGTTAATTTGCAGGGAACACATACGTAAACACACTTAAGTATTATCCAACTATACAATGTGTGAGTAATTGAGGCAAATTTCTGTATCTGATTTTATTCAAGAACAcaaaaaatagataacaaatcATTTTTATCAACTGATATGTCCAAAACAAATTGAACAATAAAATTCAATGGTCAGTGTCCCATTTATTCAAATTTTCCTTATATTATGTAGGAATGCATTGTTTAACATGACTTACCGGACTTTTccatttattattctttaataCAGTTCCTTTTGTTTCACAGATAGTAAACACTCTGACAAGCAGTATAATTCCATATCTCCAGTTCCTCATTGCCTGTTGATTTATGCCTGAGAAGAGTTCTCTAGACTTCTTCAAGTCATTGACTCCTTGAAATCACCCTCAAGGCCCTCTTTACTTCCTTGTTCCTCAAAGTATAGATCAATGGATTTAGCACAGGAGTGACCACACTGTACATAATGGCACTGATCTGATCCTGGTCCATGGAGCTACTTGAGGCAGGATGAATGTAAACAAAGACACCAGGGACGAAGAAAGTAACAACTACCAAGAAGTGGGAGGCACAAGTAGACAGTGCCTTATGAAGCATGCTGCAAGAGTGGGTCTTGAAGAAAAGATAGATAATAATATAGAAATAGGACAGGAATGTTAGAAAGCATGAACCCGTGGCAATGGTGCCTGTGACAGTGTTGAGCAGCCACTGGTTGAGCTCAGTGTTCCCACAGGCCAACTCCAGCAATGGCTTAACATCACAGAGGATGTGATGAATATGGTTGGAACCACAGAAGTTTAAGCGAGAGGTCATTACTGAGTGCAGCAGGGCATGGAAAAAACCAATGATCCAGATAGTGACAGCCATCTGGATACAGACTTGAGGATTCATGATCAGAgtataatgaagtggtttgcagATAGCCACAAAGCGGTCAAAGCCCATCAAGGCCAGCAACATGGCCTCTGTGCTGCCCATGAAGTGGAAGAAATGAAGCTGGCTTATGCATCCCAAGAAAGAAATTGCTTTGTGTGTAGAGAGGAAGTTCTCCAGCATCTTTGGCAGACTCGTTGTGGAGAAGCAGATATCTAGACATGACAGgtttcccaggaaaaaatacatagGAGAATGGAGTCTTGGATCAGAGATGACAACCATCAGGATGGCTCCATTCGCAGCCAGATTGACAATGTAAATTGCAAGGAAAACCACAAAGAGAACAggctgcagtacttggatgtctGTCACTCCCAGGAGGAGAAATTCAGTGACTGATGTTCGATTCAGCATCACctgagagaaaagacaaaataacaTATGGAATGTGATCTCTGATGGGAACCGGAGTCCTCCTGCTGAGAATTTTCTCACCCAGACAATAATATTTTGAGAGAGCATTGCTATTTAAATAGTCCCAGCATCACAGGTTGTACAATATTTGGACTCtagattattaaatattattattttttctttaaaaattttttattttttttttaattttactttacaatactgttttggttttgccatacatcgacatgaatccgccatgggtgtacatgagttcccaaacatgaaccgccctcccacctcccaccccatttcatctttctggatcatccccgtgcaccagccccaagcatctgtatcctgtattgaacatagactggtgattcgtttcttacatgatggtatacatgtttcaatgccattcttccaaatcatcccatcctctccctctccctcagagtccaaaagtccgttctatacacctgtgtctcttttgctgtctcgcttacagggtcatcattaccatctttctaaattccatatatgttagtatactgtattggtgtttttctttccgggttacttcactctgtataatcggctccagtttcatccatctcagaactgatttaaatgtattctttttaatggctgagtaatactccattgtgtatatgtaccaccgctttcttatccattcatctgctgatggacatctaggttgcttctatgtcctggctattataaacagtgctagaatgaacatcagggtacatgtgtctctttcaattctggtttcctcggtgtgtatgctcagcagtggaattgctgggtcataaggcagttctatttgcaatttttaaaggaatctccacactgttctccatagtggttgtactagttttcattcccaccaacagtgaaagatggttcccttttctccacaccctctccagcatttattgcttgtagacttttggatcacagccattctgattggtgtgtaatggtacctcattgtggtcttgatttgcatttctctgatcatgagtgacgttgagcatcttttcatgtgtttgttagccatccgtatgtcttctttggagaaatgtctatttagttctttgaccccattttttgattgggtcgtttatttttctggagttgagctgcataagttgctggtatatttttgagactagttgtttgtcagttgcttcatttgctattgttttctcccattacgaaggctgtcttttcaccttgcttatagtttcctttgttgtgcagaagcttttaattttaattagatcccatttgtttattttttcttttatttccagtattctgggaggtggatcatagaggattctgctgtgatttatgtcggagagtgttttgcctatgttctcctctaggagtgttattgtttctggtcttacgtttaatctctaatccattttgagtttatttttgtgtgcggtgttagaaagtgatctagtttcgttcttttacaagtggttgaccagttttcccagcaccacttgttaaagagattgtctttactccattgtatattcttgcctcctttgtcgaagataaggtgtccatatgtgtgtggatttatctctgggatttctgtattgttccattgatctatatttctgtctttgtgccagcactatactgtcttgatgactgtggctttgtagtagagcctgaagtcaggcaagttgattcctccagttccattcttctttctcaagattgcttaggctattcgagttttttgtatttccatacaaatcttgaaattatttgttctagttctgtgaaaaataccgctggtagcttgatagggattgcattgaatttgtaaattgctttgggtagtatactcattttcagtatattgattcttctgatccatgaacatggtatatttctccatctattagtgtcctctatgattactttcatcagtgttttatagttttctatatataggtctttagtttctttaggtagatatattcctaagtattttattcttttcattgcaatggtgaatggaattgtttccttaatttctttttctcctttctcattattagtgtataggaatgcaagggatttctgtgtgttgattttatatcctgcaactttactatattcattgattagctctagtaattttctggtggagtctttagggttttctatgtagaggatcatgtcatctgcaaagagtttGAGTTTTACACCACtagattattaaatattaaagttaCATGGTGTTTGTGGACTGTTActcaaacactttttaaaaactagatttatcaatatttttctttattccacGGATTCAGGGCCTGTTGCCAGCCTACCATCTTCTCTAATAACACTTGTGTTTTATCATCCTAAGATCTAACAGAgggtaaatttttaaatactctGCTTCGCTGCTTTTTCTTAACAAAGTAAGAACTCATTTGATTTACTTAAGAGCAATCAACAAGGAGAGAACAGTAAGAGCTCTAAGGAAATTGAAATAGAGATGCAAACCGTGGAATGCTTTctataaaaaggaaacattttaagtTTGGGAAATCcttgaaaggagaagaaaaagatttcATGTGACTAGAATTCAAAAGTGAATTGAGTAGGGAACATTTCTAGCAATCCCCTTGGCTTCTCACCATTATAGTTAGAAAAAATTTTGAGTAAATATCTAACCATTATTTCACCTTTATTGAAGGCTAGCTTCCAGGTGTTCAGAGTAGCTTTCCTGGATAACCATGTATGTTTTGTATATTATTAAACTTTATCACTCCTGCTTAAGAGAGGCATGATATGCCAAACATCATTTTTGGTTCTCTACCCtcaaaacaaaactgtttaaaaaatccTGGGGGAAGAGAACTGTTTCCTAACATATAAAGATAATAGTAATCAAGCTTTATAGTACCAAATGATTTATTTCACTGCATCCTGAATACTTAAAAATCACATATTTACTCTGGAGAACATTAGAGAAAGGCAATAAAAATGTACACAGTAAAGAGCCTTCATAATCTACAAACTCAAAGGGGAGTCCATCATAAAATAGGAAACTAGCCCTGAATCCTGGGCAATCAACTTTAATACAAGAAGATAGACAATAAGTGCAACACCCCAGATTTTCTCCTGGCTCATTCTCCTACCTGTTTGAGTGTTCAAATTCACTGCTAAGAAAGCTTACCAGGTTGACACTCCTGTAAagtaaataatagaaaaacattaagaaaaataaagagtaaaaaaatatttgaagtgacAACTTATATTGGGACCAAGTATATACGCTCTTCATCTTCCAAAACTTCTTCTTTCTGAAATTCTGCCTGTCTTTTATGTTCCACAGATCTTCAGACAAACCCTGAGAGAGAATGTCCCTGGGGTTTGGGAGGATCTTTCTATACCTGCAGTATGACAGAATTCTCCTTGGGGAAGTTGTATCTtgagttctatttttgtttttcccatctttcctattttctttccatACTGTATTTCTTTCTTAGTTTAAGAATCACAGACAGTATAGGTCTCAATGGcctacattttcttattttcccccaaactttaaactttctaattttaattggagtatagccaattaacaatgttgtggtagcttCACAAGAAGAGTGAAGAGACTCAGGTCATACATGgaaatgtatccattcttcccttccAAATTCCCCTTGCATCCTGGCCAGCACATAACACTGagagagttccatgtgctatacaatgggttcttgttggttatacattttaaatatagcagtgtgtacacgaccataccaaagtccctaactatcccttcccctggcacccataagttcattttctaagtctgtgagtctttttctgtccCACAATTAAGTTCATGTGTATCATTTCCTTTGAGAGTCCACATACAAAGGATGTCatgtgatatttctccttctctgacttacttcccttagtatTGCACTCTCTAAAATTATCTTTCACTTCCTGTGACAGAGGTATGGATACACTATCTCACCTTGGAGACTGCTCTGGGAGAATTCTAtataaaatggaaggaaattgaGCAACGACAGTTAAGGAATGAGCACCAGTCACATCCTATTGATCTGCACAGAAAGATGACTGTTGTTTAGGTATTCTACTCATTTAGTGCTGTGGTTCTATTGAATgcaaaaaaagaggaatgaggagAAGCGGTATTGCTTTTGTTCCTTCTAAGTCTGACTCTTCactgttggtttctttttttttttaattttatttgtttatgtttgtCCGCAGTGAGTCTTCACTGCTATGCACGgcctttctccagctgtggtgagcCCAGGCTACTCCCTAATTTTGGTGCACgggctcctcactgtggtggcaTTTCGGGTTGCAGAGCATAGACTCTAGAGgatgggggcttcagtagttgtggttcgcaggctctagagcttgggatCAAGAGTCGCGGTGCACGGGATTAGCTGCTCAGCAGCATAtaagatcttcccagaccagtaatcaaacctgtgtcccctgcattggcaggcagattcttaaccactggaccaccaggactcTCCTACTGTTGGTATTAacactcaaatattttcttttattttggtatCCCAGACCTCACACTTCTCCCTAGGAGAATGAGGCTGATATCTCCAATATCTCCAGTGTGTGTCTTCTTCACTTCTTGCTCTCTGCTTTAGTAGTAGTATTGTATCTGCTTCATCCAAGGAATATCTATATGCAATCCAACATCTATCCAAGCTTTCTAATTACCATTACAAATGCAATCTACTTTGTCCACCTTTCAATTGTGTTTCATTTTTACCAAAGGTCTTAATATATCCATCACattaataatttcttaattatTAATTTCATCAGCAGCTTAACAGGCTCACTGTGTATACCCTCTATTACTAATGTCCATGCCATCAGCATCtgaaacaaattttgaaaagataaaagtatacgtatagctgattcatgttgctgtacagcagaaactaacacaacattgtaaagcaattatactcaaaaaaaaaaaatctgcattcagGAGAGCCACCATGTTGACTCCTTTCCTGTCTCCTTGGCTGGTTAGTGCTCTTCCTCCTTATTATCCACTTTTGTGcatctcctcttctctgtcttctAGTTCTGTGCTTTATATATCTATAAACAGAAAACTCTcaaattatacttttaatttcaaCTTATTTTCCTAACTCTGGCTTATGTCTTTAACTTCCAACTAGACAGTTCTACAGTAGCTGTCTTAACCATTTAGATATTTTCTTTCAGCTGGCTTGATTTACATACTACACTGGAAAGAGATACACAAATGAAATAGACTGTCAACCTTATGCAGTCCACCAAGTGCAGAACTTGAACTTTCTATCATCCACTTTGAAAGCTGATCTCATTACTCCATTTGCCAAATGACATCTTCAACACTTGCTTCTGGCTACCCTAATCTCTATAAACAATGACCTTGGAATTATCCATTCTATCCAGTGATATTGGTGAGTAGATGGGAAAGAGCAAAGAAGCCAGGGCCTTGGAATACACTGATGAGACCAGGTAAAAATAATGTAGCATTATCAGTCTTTATCTGTCTTGTGACCAGAAAGATTTTGAGGAAGAAATCAGTTTGGCCTTAGAGATTAGTTTCCAGAGTTACTCATTAGCCGAAAACCTGGAGGAATTTTTTCTTGAGAAAATTTCCTATAGATAGGGCTGaggaataaaaatcaataaacagaaGTCTATCACTGATTTGGACATAAAATCAGGAAGATTACTTAAAACTCACAATTTCTGTTTCATCACTGCCCTGTCTCCTTATATGAGAATAGCTCGAAGAGACTGCCATACAGTCATAATACATtatatgtgtctttttatttttattattctgagAACATTTGTTATATAAATACATTGAATTTTAACAGAttatttcattcatctgttgataatgTCATCTCAGTTGAGACCTGAAACATTAAAAAGAGTCAGTGCTTTTCTGTTGTACTTTCCCCAATTTCTGAATTATCGAATAATGCAGTTTAATTAAATAGGTGTTTAACCATCTGTCTTTAGGATGACAGCATGTCATAAAGCAATAGGTAACCATGTGCTCCTCTACAGTTTACAGCCTCTATGAAGCTTGGATTATGTCAAAAATTCTGTTCAATAGAAATTCTGTCTGAGATAGTGCAGGATGTAAGATGCCTTCTCCCACACACATTCTTTTATAAACAAAACTGGAATCAAGAGACCAAAGAAGGTAGAGTTGGAAGATGGAAAAACCATGTGAGTAAGGTTAGAACCAAATTTCTTGGGTTTACAAAAGTGAATGTAAAAAATTTGAGCAGTCCGTGCATGACCTCAAAATATCCTTTTATAGTCTTGTCTTATCTGTCTGTAtctctactttatttatttattattcctaCTTTTCATTTATTGACTGTGTTACCtgttttgtgggatcttagttccccaaccaggaattgaacctgtgcctttgAGAGGGAAAATatggagtcctaaacactggaccctGGGGAATTCTGTATCTCTAAACAGTTGTAAGTATTGGCAGCCACCATGGTTTCATATTCAGCGGCACATCTAGGAACTTAGAAAGTGAGGAACATAGTAATTCTTGTCTTTAGCCTCCAAACAACTTCAGCAATTATTATTTAATACCTTTTACTTAGCATAGCTTGGTGACAGGTAAGGAAAGCAAGACAAATTTTTGAGgaattctttatatttctttggaATTACATCATATTATTCACATTACAATCTGTGAAAATAAGTATAGaaatcaaagaacaaaataaatgataGGGAAAGTTTAGAAACTCAATATTCATGACCAAAAATTGAGGGCAAAATAACATGCTAACAGCTAGAAATGTATTCCTGAGATTTATTTCAAACTGACTATACTTTTGACAATATTTTACAGGAATCATTGACAGGTTGTCAGTTGACTTATATACATCATTGCAGTCAGAGTTCACAAAACTCTTTAGATTAAACCATTGGTTACTGTACCTCTGTTAACTAGAACTAACagcaatatttgttttaattacttGCCTCCctgtttagagaaaaagaaatcacgACATACTGATTAAAAATGTCCTTTCACTCATGTGTGAGTTAATATTTACTTTTCCATTTGTGCCCATGATCCTAAATTCAAATCCTTAAAATATAAtggcaaaataattttattgttcaCATTATAATATGTTAACTTGCAGGAAACGCACAAATAAACTGGCCTAAGCACTTTCCAGCTATACAATGTATGAGTAACTGAGGCAAATTTCTGTACCTGATTTTATTTAAGAGCACAAACATGACAGATCAGTTGTATCAACCAATATGTCCCAAACAAATTCAACTTTAAGATTCCATGAATAGTGTACATTTATTCAAATTTCTGTTATATTCCCTAGAAATGCGCTGTTGAACACAACTTACTgagctttttcatttattttttctttatactattccttctgttttataggcttctcaggtgggactagtggtaaagaacccacctgctaatgcaggagacataagagacgtgggttcaatccctgagccggGAGaccccctagaggaagaaatggctacccactccagtattcttgcctggagaatcccatggacaaaggagcccaatAAGTTACAGTCtaagcattgcaaagagtcagacacaactgaagcaacttagcacacgtgcactcTATTTCACAAAGAGTAAAGAATTTGAGAAGTATAAACTCGCTATCTCCAGTTTCTCATTACCTGTTTATTCATGCCTCCAAAGAGTTCTTCAGATATCTTCAAGGAAGAGCCTCCTTCACATCACCCTCCTCAAGGCCCCCTTTACTTCCTTGTTCCTCAAAGTATAGATCAGTGGATTTAGCACAGGAGTGACCACACTGTACATAATGGCACTGATCTGATCCTGGTCCATGGAGCTGCTTGAGGCAGGATGAATGTAAACAAAGACACCAGGGACGAAGAAAGTAACAACTACCAAGAAGTGGGAGGCACACGTAGACAGTGCTTTATGAAGCGTGCTGCAAGAATGGGTGTTGAAGAAAAGATAGATAATAATATAGAAATAGGACAGGAATGTTAGAAAGCATGAACCCGTGGCAATGGTGCCTGTGACAGTGTTGAGCAGCCACTGGTTGAGCTCAGTGTTCCCACAGGCCAACTCCAGCAATGGCTTAACATCACAGAGGATGTGATGAATATGGTTGGAACCACAGAAGTTTAAGCGAGAGGTCATTACTGAGTGCAGCAGGGCATGGAAAAAACCAATGATCCAGACAGTGACAGCCATCTGGATACAGACTTGAGGATTCATGATCAGAgtataatgaagtggtttgcagATAGCCACAAAGCGGTCAAAGCCCATCAAGGCCAGCAACATGGACTCAGTGCTGCCCATGAAGTGGAAGAAATGAAGTTGGCTTATGCATCCCGAGAAAGAAATTGCTTTGTGTGTAGAGAGGATGTTCTCCATCATCTTTGGCAGACTCGCTGTGGAGAAGCATATATCCAGACAtgacagatttcccaggaaaaaatacatagGAGAATGGAGTCTTGGATCAGAGATGACAACCCTCAGGATGGCTCCATTCGCAGCCAGATTGACAATGTAAATTGCAAGGAAAACCACAAAGAGAACAggctgcagtacttggatgtctGTCACTGGCAGGAGGAGAAATTCAGTGACTGAGGTTTGATTCAGCATCACTTGAAAGAAAAGAGCAAGTAAGGTATGGAATGCTATCTCTGATGGGAACCGGAGTCCTCCTGCTGAGAATTT comes from the Capricornis sumatraensis isolate serow.1 chromosome 22, serow.2, whole genome shotgun sequence genome and includes:
- the LOC138069514 gene encoding olfactory receptor 12D2-like, coding for MLFCLFSQVMLNRTSVTEFLLLGVTDIQVLQPVLFVVFLAIYIVNLAANGAILMVVISDPRLHSPMYFFLGNLSCLDICFSTTSLPKMLENFLSTHKAISFLGCISQLHFFHFMGSTEAMLLALMGFDRFVAICKPLHYTLIMNPQVCIQMAVTIWIIGFFHALLHSVMTSRLNFCGSNHIHHILCDVKPLLELACGNTELNQWLLNTVTGTIATGSCFLTFLSYFYIIIYLFFKTHSCSMLHKALSTCASHFLVVVTFFVPGVFVYIHPASSSSMDQDQISAIMYSVVTPVLNPLIYTLRNKEVKRALRVISRSQ
- the LOC138069519 gene encoding olfactory receptor 12D1-like, whose amino-acid sequence is MLNQTSVTEFLLLPVTDIQVLQPVLFVVFLAIYIVNLAANGAILRVVISDPRLHSPMYFFLGNLSCLDICFSTASLPKMMENILSTHKAISFSGCISQLHFFHFMGSTESMLLALMGFDRFVAICKPLHYTLIMNPQVCIQMAVTVWIIGFFHALLHSVMTSRLNFCGSNHIHHILCDVKPLLELACGNTELNQWLLNTVTGTIATGSCFLTFLSYFYIIIYLFFNTHSCSTLHKALSTCASHFLVVVTFFVPGVFVYIHPASSSSMDQDQISAIMYSVVTPVLNPLIYTLRNKEVKGALRRVM